From one Salvia splendens isolate huo1 unplaced genomic scaffold, SspV2 ctg29, whole genome shotgun sequence genomic stretch:
- the LOC121789605 gene encoding formin-like protein 6 has product MKCIFYFCIKPIIIIYDRNFRIVYHKMEKNICFGATGNQEGLGPELFETLVKMAPSKEEEIKLREYNGEISKLGTAERFLKAILDIPFAFKRVEALLFKANFNTEVKYLRKSFQTLEEASEELKNSRLFLKLLEAVLRTGNHMNGGTNRGDAKAFKLDTLLKLVDIKGKDGKTTLLHFVVQEVIRSEGTGTNTRSESQLQKSNLKFNEEDFKKEGLQVVAGLSKELGNVKNAAGMDSDVLSSYVAKLEQGFQTVRKVLKYESNIAQDKFFDSMKVFLEEADDEISRVKAEERKALSLVKEVTQYFHGDDAKREAHPLRIFMVIRDFLSILDNVCKDVGRMQDKATMCSGRSFRISAAAPLPVLSRYNMQNDRSSDDDSM; this is encoded by the exons ATGAAATGCATATTCTATTTCTGTATAAAACCCATAATTATCATATATGACAGAAATTTTAGAATAGTTTAccataaaatggaaaaaaacatCTGTTTTGGTGCCACAGGAAATCAAGAAGGACTAGGTCCAGAACTTTTTGAGACTTTAGTGAAGATGGCACCAAGCAAGGAAGAAGAGATAAAACTTAGAGAATATAATGGCGAGATCTCTAAACTAGGCACAGCGGAGCGATTCCTCAAGGCAATACTTGATATTCCATTTGCCTTTAAAAGAGTGGAGGCACTACTTTTTAAAGCAAACTTCAATACGGAAGTAAAGTATTTGAGGAAGTCTTTTCAAACCCTAGAG GAAGCCAGTGAAGAACTGAAGAATAGTCGCCTATTTCTTAAACTACTTGAAGCTGTTCTACGGACAGGAAATCACATGAACGGTGGTACTAACCGTGGTGATGCAAAAGCTTTCAAATTGGACACTTTGCTGAAACTAGTGGACATAAAAGGAAAAGATGGTAAGACAACCTTACTTCACTTCGTTGTCCAAGAGGTTATCAGATCAGAAGGAACAGGTACCAATACAAGAAGTGAAAGTCAGCTGCAAAAAAGCAATCTAAAATTCAATGAAGAAGATTTCAAAAAGGAAGGATTGCAGGTTGTAGCAGGGTTAAGCAAAGAGCTTGGCAATGTAAAAAATGCAGCAGGGATGGACTCCGATGTTCTGAGCAGCTATGTAGCCAAGCTCGAACAGGGATTTCAGACAGTCAGGAAGGTCCTGAAGTACGAGAGTAATATTGCACAAGACAAGTTTTTCGACTCGATGAAAGTGTTTCTGGAAGAAGCTGATGATGAAATCTCCAGGGTTAAGGCTGAAGAGAGAAAAGCCTTGTCCTTGGTGAAAGAGGTAACACAGTATTTTCATGGAGATGATGCGAAAAGAGAAGCTCATCCCTTGAGGATTTTCATGGTCATACGAGATTTTCTCTCGATACTAGATAATGTGTGCAAAGATGTAGGGAGAATGCAAGACAAAGCTACGATGTGTTCAGGAAGATCATTCAGAATATCAGCAGCAGCGCCATTACCGGTGCTTAGCAGATACAACATGCAGAATGATAGAAGCTCCGACGATGATAGCATGTAA